In Penaeus vannamei isolate JL-2024 chromosome 14, ASM4276789v1, whole genome shotgun sequence, one DNA window encodes the following:
- the LOC138863971 gene encoding uncharacterized protein, which yields MSENADWWEELATRSQAADRCEEVGARSENGDWCEEVGARSENADWCEEAGARSEDADWSEKADWCEEVGARSENADWWEEMATTSLDCGWCEEVGARSENADWWEELSTKSEDADWCEEVGVRSENADWCEEVDARLKDVDWWKELAARSENADWLVEVASKSENAEWWEELSASSEKADWCEEVATKSEDADWSEKADWCEEVGARSENADWWEEMATTSLDCGWCEEVGARSENADWWEELATKSEDADWCEEVGVRSENADWCEEVDARLKDVDWWKELAARSENADWLVEVASKSENAEWWEELSASSEKADWCEEVATKSEDADWL from the exons atgtcagagaatgctgactggtgggaggagctggctaccaggtcacaGGCTGCTGACCGGTGTGAAgaagtgggtgccaggtcagagaatggtgACTGGTGTGaggaggtgggtgccaggtcagagaatgctgactggtgtgaggaggcgggtgccaggtcagaggatgctgactg gtcagagaaggcggactggtgtgaagaggtaggtgccaggtcagagaatgctgattgGTGGGAGGAGATGGCTACCACGTCACTGGATTGTggctggtgtgaagaggtgggtgccaggtcagagaatgctgactggtgggaggagctatCTACCaagtcagaggatgctgactggtgtgaagaagtgggtgtcaggtcagagaatgctgactggtgtgaagaggtggatGCCAGGTTAAAGGATGTTGACTGGTGGAAagagctggctgccaggtcagagaatgctgactggttggTAGAGGTGGCTTCCAAGTCAGAGAATGCTGAATGGTGGGAGGAGCTGTCTGCCAGTTCAGAGAaggctgactggtgtgaagaggtggctACCaagtcagaggatgctgactg gtcagagaaggcggactggtgtgaagaggtaggtgccaggtcagagaatgctgattgGTGGGAGGAGATGGCTACCACGTCACTGGATTGTggctggtgtgaagaggtgggtgccaggtcagagaatgctgactggtgggaggagctagcTACCaagtcagaggatgctgactggtgtgaagaagtgggtgtcaggtcagagaatgctgactggtgtgaagaggtggatGCCAGGTTAAAGGATGTTGACTGGTGGAAagagctggctgccaggtcagagaatgctgactggttggTAGAGGTGGCTTCCAAGTCAGAGAATGCTGAATGGTGGGAGGAGCTGTCTGCCAGTTCAGAGAaggctgactggtgtgaagaggtggctACCaagtcagaggatgctgactggttgtga
- the LOC138863969 gene encoding uncharacterized protein codes for MAPTSPHQLPSCDLVASSSHQSAFSDLATSSDQSAFSDLATSSHQPALHTSQHPLTWHPPLYTTLPTSQHSLTWHPSLPTRQYPLTWQPAPSTSQHPLTWHQSTFADLAHTSSHQPAFPDLVASSSHQSAFSDLAPISSHQSTSSDLGASSSHQSASFDLLGSSSHQPGFSDMADSSSDQSAFSDLAANSFHQSAFSDMADSSSDQSAFSDLAASSSHQSAYSDLSPTSSYQLASSDLVASSSHQSAFSDLTTRSSIQSAFSDLASSSFHQSASFDMAPTFSHESAFSDLAPNSSHQLASSDLVARSSHPSAFSDLAPSSFHQSKSSDLSAFSDLADSSSHQSPFTDLAASSFHQSAFSDMADSSSDQSAFSDLAASSSHQSAYSDLSPTSSYQSASSDLSTFSDLAASSFHQSASFDMAPTFSHQSAFSDLAPNSSHQLASSDLVARSSHQSAFSDLAVSSFHHSASSDLALTSSHHSSHQSAFSDLAASSSYQSSFSDLASTSSHQSLSSDHVASSSHQSAFSDLAPTSSHHSPSCDLVASSSHQSTLSDLVTSSVQSAFSDLATSSHQPALPTTFSDLVASYSHLSAFSDLVASSSHQSAFSNLATRSSHQSAFSFLAPTSSYQSASSYLVASSSDQSVFSDVATRSFHQSAFSDLAASSFHQSDSSDLALNSSHQLAFSDLAPTLSHQPAFSDLAASSSSRQTAFPDLTRSSSCHSASSDLAHGSSHQSAFPYLAASSSYHSAFSDLAPTSAHQSLSSDLVASSSHQSAFSDLATMST; via the exons atggcacccacctctccccaccagtTACCATCCtgtgacctggtagccagctcctcccaccagtcagcattctctgatctGGCAACCAGCTccgaccagtcagcattctctgacctggcaaccAGCTCCCACCAGCCagctcttcacaccagtcagcatcctctgacctggcacccacctctttaCACAA ctcttcccaccagtcagcattctcttacCTGGCACCCAAGTCTTCCTACCAGGCAGTatcctctgacctggcagccagctccttccaccagtcagcatcctctgacctggcaccaGTCAACATTCGCTGACCTGGCACACACTTCTTCACACCAGCCAGCATTccctgacctggtagccagctcctcccaccagtcagcattctctgacctggcacccatcTCCTCCCACCAGTCAACATCCTCTGACCTGGGAGCCAGCTCTTCCCACCAATCAGCATCCTTTGACCTGTTAGGCAGCTCCTCCCACCAACCAGGATTCTCTgacatggcagacagctcctccgaccagtcagcattctctgacctggcagccaaCTCCTTCCACCAATCAGCATTCTCTgacatggcagacagctcctccgaccagtcagcattctctgacctggcagccagctcgtcccaccagtcagcatactCTGACTTGTCACCCACCTCTTCCTACCAGTTAGCATCCTCTGACCTTGTAGCCAGCTcatcccaccagtcagcattctctgacctgacaACAAGATCTTCCAttcagtcagcattctctgacctggcatccagctccttccaccagtcagcatcctttGACATGGCACCAACCTTTTCACAcgagtcagcattctctgacctggcacccaacTCTTCACACCAGCTAGCATcatctgacctggtagccagatCCTCCCACccgtcagcattctctgacctggcacccagctccttccaccagtcgaaatcctctgacctg tcagccttctctgacctggcagacAGCTCTTCCCACCAGTCACCATTCactgacctggcagccagctcctTCCACCAATCAGCATTCTCTgacatggcagacagctcctccgaccagtcagcattctctgacctggcagccagctcgtcccaccagtcagcatactCTGACTTGTCACCCACCTCTTCctaccagtcagcatcctctgacctg TCaacattctctgacctggcagccagctccttccaccagtcagcatcctttGACATGGCACCAACCTtttcacaccagtcagcattctctgacctggcacccaacTCTTCACACCAGTTAGCATcatctgacctggtagccagatcctcccaccagtcagcattctctgacctggcagtcAGCTCCTTCCACCactcagcatcctctgacctggcacTCACGTCTTCACACCA ctcttcccaccagtcagcattctctgacctggcagccagctcctCCTACCAGTCttcattctctgacctggcatccacctcttcacaccagtcactATCCTCTGACCAtgtagccagctcctcccaccagtcagcattctctgacctggcacccacctcttcacaccatTCACCATCCtgtgacctggtagccagctcctcccaccagtcaacATTATCTGACCTGGTTACCAGCTCCgtccagtcagcattctctgacctggcaaccAGCTCCCACCAGCCAGctcttcccacca cattctctgacctggtagccagctatTCCCACctgtcagcattctctgacctggtagccagctcatcccaccagtcagcattctctaaCCTGGCAACAAGAtcttcccaccagtcagcattctctttcctggctcccacctcttcctaccagtcagcatcctcttaCCTGGTAGCCAGTTCCTCCGACCAGTCAGTATTCTCTGACGTGGCAACAAGGTCTTTCCatcagtcagcattctctgacctggcagccagctcctTCCACCAGTCAGATTCCTCTGACCTGGCACTCAACTCTTCACACCAgttagcattctctgacctggcacccactctTTCACACCAGCCAGCATTCTCTGACTTGGCAGCGAGCTCCTCTTCCCGCCAGACAGCATTCCCTGACCTGACACGTAGCTCCTCCTGCCactcagcatcctctgaccttgcACACGGctcttcccaccagtcagcattcccTTACCTGGCAGCCAGCTCTTCCTACCactcagcattctctgacctggcacccacctctgcACACCAGTCACTatcctctgacctggtagccagctcctcccaccagtcagcattctctgacctggcaacaATGTCCACctag
- the LOC138863970 gene encoding pneumococcal serine-rich repeat protein-like: protein MAPTSSHRSAACDLVASSSHQSAFSDLAPTSSHQSPYSDVVASASHQSAFSDLAPTSSHQSAFTDLVASSSHQSAFSDLAPTSSHQSPSSDLVASASHQSALSDLAANSSPQSAFSDLAASSSHQSASSDLAPASLHQSPFSDLVASFHHQSAFSDLAPTSSYQSPSSGLVASASHQSAFSDLAANSFHQSASFNLAITSSHQSAFSDLTPTPSHPSASSDLVASSSHQSAFSDLAPTSSHQSAFTDLVASSSHQSAFSDLAPTSSHQSPSSDLVASASHQSAFSDLAANSSHQSAFSDLAASSSHQSASSDLAPASLHQSAFSELAPTSSQQSAFSDLVASFHHQSAFSDLAPTSSYQSPSSDLVASASHQSAFSDLAANSFHQSAFSDLAASSSHQSASSDLAPTSSYQSPSSDLVASASHQSAFSDLAANSSHQSAFSDLAASSSHQSASSDLVASSSHQSAFSDLAPTSSHQSPYSDVVASASHQSAFSDLAANSSHQSAFSDLAASSSHQSASSDLAPASLHQSAFSDLAPTSSHQSPFSDMAPTSSHRSAACDLVASSSHQSAFSDLASSSFHQSAPYDLAPASLHQSAFSDLAPTSSHQSPFSDMAPTSSHRSAACDLVASSSHQSAFSDLASSSFHQSAPYDLAPTSSHQPASSDLVATSSHHSAFSDLADSSSHQSAFSDLAATSTHQSAFSDLAASSFHQSASFNLASTSSHQSAFSDLVATSSHHSAFSDLADSSSHHSEFSDLAATSTHESTFSDLVASSFNQSASFNLAITSSHQSAFSDLTPTPSHPSASSDLVARSSHQSAFSDLAPTSSHQPPSSDVSPSSDLVASASHQSAFSDLADNSSHQSAFSDLAASSSHQSASSDLAPASSHQSAFSDLAPTSSHQSPFSDLAPTSSHRSAACDLVASSSHQSAFSDLASSSFHQSAPFDLATTSSHQSASSDLLATSSHQSAFSDLEDRSSHQSAFSDLAATSTHQSAFSDLAASSFHSACSDLAPTSSHKSVSCHLVASSSHQSAFSDLAANFFHQSAFSDLTASSSHQSASSDLAPTSSYQTESSDREPTSSHQSVSSHLVASSSHQSGFSDLAPTSSHHSDFSDLVASSSHQSAFSDLVPDSSHQSPSSDLVASASHQSAFSDLVASSFHQSAPYDLAPTSSHQSASSDLVANSSHQSAFSDLVDSYSHNSAFSDFAATSTHQSAFSDLAASSFHQSVSSNLACTSSYQSAFSDLAPTSSHQSASSDLVASSSHQSAFSDLAPTSSHQSPSSDVVASASHQSAFSDLAPTSSHQSEFSDLVASFHHQSAFSDLAPTSSYQSPSSDLVASASHQSAFSDLAANSFHQSAFSDLAASSSHHQHSLTWHPPPHTSQHSLTWHPLLHTGQHPVTW from the exons ATGGCACCCACTTCTTCACACCGGTCAGCAGCCtgtgacctggtagccagctcctcccaccagtcagcattctctgacctggcacccacctcttcacaccagtcaccaTACAGTGACGTGGTAGCCAgcgcctcccaccagtcagcattctctgacctggcacctacctcttcacaccagtccgCCTTCACTGACCTGGTAgctagctcctcccaccagtcagcattctctgacctggcacccacctcttcacaccagtcaccttccagtgacctggtagccagcgcctcccaccagtcagcactCTCTGACCTAGCAGCCAACTCCTCTccccagtcagcattctctgacctggcagccagctcgtcccaccagtcagcatcctctgacctggcacccgcCTCCTTACACCAGTCACcattctctgacctggtagcTAGCTTCCatcaccagtcagcattctctgacctggcacccacctcttcatACCAGTCACCATCCAGTGGCCTGGTAGCCAgcgcctcccaccagtcagcattctctgacctagcAGCCAACTCCTTTCACCAGTCAGCATCCTTTAACCTGGCAatcacctcttcacaccagtcagcattctctgacctgacaCCCACTCCTTCACACCCGTCAGCATcttctgacctggtagccagctcctcccaccagtcagcattctctgacctggcacctacctcttcacaccagtccgCCTTCACTGACCTGGTAgctagctcctcccaccagtcagcattctctgacctggcacccacctcttcacaccagtcaccttccagtgacctggtagccagcgcctcccaccagtcagcattctctgacctagcAGCCAACTCCtctcaccagtcagcattctctgacctggcagccagctcgtcccaccagtcagcatcctctgacctggcacccgcCTCCttacaccagtcagcattctctgaacTGGCACCTACCTCGTCACAACAGTCCGCCTTCTCTGACCTGGTAGCTAGCTTCCatcaccagtcagcattctctgacctggcacccacctcttcatACCAGTCACCATCCAGTGACCTGGTAGCCAgcgcctcccaccagtcagcattctctgacctagcAGCCAACTCCTttcaccagtcagcattctctgacctggcagccagctcgtcccaccagtcagcatcctctgacctggcacccacctcttcatACCAGTCACCATCCAGTGACCTAGTAGCCAgcgcctcccaccagtcagcattctctgacctagcAGCCAACTCCtctcaccagtcagcattctctgacctggcagccagctcgtcccaccagtcagcatcctctgacctggtagccagctcctcccaccagtcagcattctctgacctggcacccacctcttcacaccagtcaccaTACAGTGACGTGGTAGCCAgcgcctcccaccagtcagcattctctgacctagcAGCCAACTCCtctcaccagtcagcattctctgacctggcagccagctcgtcccaccagtcagcatcctctgacctggcacccgcCTCCttacaccagtcagcattctctgacctggcacccacctcctCACACCAGTCACCATTCTCTGACATGGCACCCACTTCTTCACACCGGTCAGCAGCCtgtgacctggtagccagctcctcccaccagtcagcattctctgacctggcatccAGCTCCTTCCATCAGTCAGCACCCTATGACCTGGCACCCGCCTCCttacaccagtcagcattctctgacctggcacccacctcctCACACCAGTCACCATTCTCTGACATGGCACCCACTTCTTCACACCGGTCAGCAGCCtgtgacctggtagccagctcctcccaccagtcagcattctctgacctggcatccAGCTCCTTCCATCAGTCAGCACCCtatgacctggcacccacctcttcacaccagccagcatcctctgacctggtagccacctcttcacaccattcagccttctctgacctggcagacagctcttcccaccagtcagcattctctgacttgGCAGCTACCTCtacccaccagtcagcattctctgacctggcagccagctctttccaccagtcagcatcctttAACCTGGCatccacctcttcacaccagtcagcattctctgacctggtagccacctcttcacaccattcagccttctctgacctggcagacAGCTCCTCCCACCATTCAGAATTCTCGGACTTGGCAGCCACCTCTACCCACGAGTCAAcattctctgacctggtagccagctcttTCAACCAGTCAGCATCCTTTAACCTGGCAAttacctcttcacaccagtcagcattctctgacctgacaCCCACTCCTTCACACCCGTCAGCATcttctgacctggtagccagatCCTCCCATcaatcagcattctctgacctggcacccacctcttcacaccagccACCATCCAGTGACgtg tcaccatccagtgacctggtagccagcgcctcccaccagtcagcattctctgacctagcAGACAACTCCtctcaccagtcagcattctctgacctggcagccagctcgtcccaccagtcagcatcctctgacctggcacccgcctcctcacaccagtcagcattctctgacctggcacccacctcctCACACCAGTcaccattctctgacctggcacccacttcTTCACACCGGTCAGCAGCCtgtgacctggtagccagctcctcccaccagtcagcattctctgacctggcatccAGCTCCTTCCACCAGTCAGCACCCTTTGACCTGGCaaccacctcttcacaccagtcagcatcctctgacctgttagccacctcttcacaccagtcagcctTCTCTGACCTTGAAGACAgatcctcccaccagtcagcattctctgacttgGCAGCCACCTCtacccaccagtcagcattctctgacctggcagccagctctTTCCAC tcagcatgctctgacctggcacccacctcttcacacaAGTCAGTATCCTGTcacctggtagccagctcctcccaccagtcagcattctctgacctggcagccaacttcttccaccagtcagcattctctgacctgacaGCCAGCtcgtcccaccagtcagcatcctctgacctggcacccacctcctCATACCAGACAGAATCCTCTGACCGGGaacccacctcttcacaccagtcagtaTCCTCTcacctggtagccagctcctcccaccagtcaggattctctgacctggcacccacctcttcacaccacTCCGACTTCTCTGACTTGGTAgctagctcctcccaccagtcagcattctctgatctAGTACCAGActcttcacaccagtcaccatccagtgacctggtagccagcgcctcccaccagtcagcattttctgacctggtagccagctccttCCACCAGTCAGCACCCTATGACCTGGCACCCActtcttcacaccagtcagcatcctctgacctggtagccaactcttcacaccagtcagcgtTCTCTGACCTGGTAGACAGCTACTCACACAATTCAGCATTCTCTGACTTTGCAGCCACCTCTACCCACCAGTCAGctttctctgacctggcagccagctctTTCCACCAGTCAGTATCCTCTAACCTGGCATGCACCTCTTCataccagtcagcattctctgacctggcacccacttcttcacaccagtcagcatcctctgacctggtagctagctcctcccaccagtcagcattctctgacctggcacccacctcttcacaccagtcaccaTCCAGTGACGTGGTAGCCAgcgcctcccaccagtcagcattctctgacctggcacctacctcttcacaccagtccgAATTCTCTGACCTGGTAGCTAGCTTCCatcaccagtcagcattctctgacctggcacccacctcttcatACCAGTCACCATCCAGTGACCTGGTAGCCAGtgcctcccaccagtcagcattctctgacctagcAGCCAACTCcttccaccagtcagcattctctgacctggcagccagctcgtcccacca tcagcattctctgacctggcacccacctcctcacaccagtcagcattctctgacctggcacccacttcTTCACACCGGTCAGCATCCtgtgacctggtag
- the LOC138863972 gene encoding uncharacterized protein: MYSSHQSASSDLALTSLHQSAYSDLVASSSHLSAFSDLVASYSHLSAFSDLVASSSHQSAFSNLATRSSHQSAFSFLAPTSSYQSASSYLVASSSDQSVFSDVATRSFHQSAFSDLAASSFHQSDSSDLALNSSHQLAFSDLAPTLSHQPASSDLAASSPHQSAFFDLAPSSSRHSASSDLAHVFSHQSAFSDLAANSSYQSAFCDLAPTSSHQSLSSDLGASSSYQSAFSDLVTMST; encoded by the exons Atgta ctcttcccaccagtcagcatcctctgacctggcacTCACCTCTTTACACCAGTCAGCATACTcagacctggtagccagctcctcccacctgtcagcattctctgacctggtagccagctatTCCCACctgtcagcattctctgacctggtagccagctcatcccaccagtcagcattctctaaCCTGGCAACAAGAtcttcccaccagtcagcattctctttcctggctcccacctcttcctaccagtcagcatcctcttaCCTGGTAGCCAGTTCCTCCGACCAGTCAGTATTCTCTGACGTGGCAACAAGGTCTTTCCatcagtcagcattctctgacctggcagccagctcctTCCACCAGTCAGATTCCTCTGACCTGGCACTCAACTCTTCACACCAgttagcattctctgacctggcacccactctTTCACACCAgccagcatcctctgacctggcagccagctccCCCCATCAGTCAGCATTCTTTGACCTGGCACCCAGCTCCTCCCGCCactcagcatcctctgaccttgcACACGTCttttcccaccagtcagcattctctgacctggcagccaaCTCTTCCTACCAGTCAGCATTCtgtgacctggcacccacctcttcacatCAGTCACTTTCCTCTGACCTGGGAGCCAGCTCCTCCTACCAGTCAGCTTTCTCTGACCTGGTAACAATGTCCACctag